A window of the Haloquadratum walsbyi C23 genome harbors these coding sequences:
- a CDS encoding CpXC domain-containing protein — protein MPSEKQCPDCDEPLERMKLNESHGQPSIVSTDSGFVDQLMSGSLTSVSHVCPECKRTLLYAEE, from the coding sequence ATGCCCTCTGAGAAACAGTGCCCAGACTGTGACGAGCCACTAGAACGAATGAAGTTGAACGAGAGCCACGGACAGCCATCAATCGTTTCAACGGACAGTGGATTCGTTGACCAACTGATGTCGGGGAGTCTCACATCAGTCTCACATGTCTGCCCTGAGTGCAAACGGACGCTGCTATACGCAGAAGAATAG
- a CDS encoding DUF7557 family protein, producing MSTSIRVSDETKEKLARLKREDESWDEFLDRLANEGSGMKAGAWKGTDKAEKAREAINRSRESFQQ from the coding sequence ATGAGCACATCAATCCGCGTTTCTGACGAGACGAAGGAGAAGCTGGCGCGGTTGAAGCGTGAAGACGAAAGTTGGGACGAGTTCCTCGACCGATTGGCGAACGAGGGTTCGGGAATGAAGGCTGGTGCATGGAAAGGAACTGACAAAGCCGAAAAGGCGCGTGAAGCAATCAACCGTTCCCGAGAGAGCTTCCAGCAGTGA
- a CDS encoding type II toxin-antitoxin system VapC family toxin, whose amino-acid sequence MTVLDSSVIIDYLDGVEDVVDFVDEQPVLVTSSICIYEVLAGEVFSAGETDLIGARENFGRVTALDFSEEIAFEAARMQDRLLDSGNPMSPRDLMIAATARSEGKELVVSNADFDTEGLRELLSIRRFGPY is encoded by the coding sequence GTGACCGTTCTCGATTCGTCGGTTATCATCGATTACCTCGACGGTGTCGAAGATGTCGTCGATTTCGTCGATGAACAACCGGTTTTGGTCACCTCCAGCATCTGTATCTATGAAGTTCTCGCTGGTGAGGTGTTTTCAGCGGGTGAGACAGATCTCATCGGGGCGCGTGAGAACTTCGGGCGAGTCACTGCTCTTGACTTCTCCGAAGAAATCGCGTTTGAAGCTGCCCGGATGCAGGACCGCCTTCTCGACTCTGGCAACCCTATGTCGCCACGTGACCTCATGATTGCAGCTACGGCTCGATCTGAAGGGAAGGAACTGGTCGTCTCCAACGCTGACTTCGATACAGAAGGCCTCCGTGAACTCCTCTCTATCCGGAGATTTGGACCGTATTAG
- a CDS encoding PD-(D/E)XK nuclease family protein gives MSITRAKSIDFLYEECKDFDLVLVPDAPMASALNRRLDQPHFGPFAITPRRLAARRREQAEDRLAFLEIIQTTDLNWKETSYAVGNILQCWEYQGAADAVLNYEQFATTATHTAVDCITEMDTTSKRLTEYRIESDTSVAVVGFKQFTELERSILPPDYDIINPFTREPFDHPPFRVLDSPTAIVDAVLDTVTTENADDVAVVLDAASQYSSLIESALEAADIPYYGGPGFTDNTRHRAFLQLLRSAHAGRDTQVNDVRPLLTQLGMFIDIEHDEKRLYDLDRQEVDWLLEFRDEVRSSTFEEAINAYEAVTDSTIDTFRNELETLGILDDAITKPAIDRLEFYLQSYEVPVDRENDGVLLADAKSAAHVDRAVVFYLAIDEGWTHSSPRRPWVDEDQEFERNIRQFQRLLQNGVDQYYLVQDTSGGTPVTPCLYFEELFDKDFDKFSDLDSLQHSRSFRETQSGFEKEPLDVSPEEVSALSQSSLNTYVNSPRDYFFSRILDNPDKKHFREGNLFHDFAEFYVSHPDVITTDTLDEVATIILNEVDPFLRGVDTEVCHTTYRVGLQTIVEFLDGNPPQGDGFVTSDSGRGENFFAEYYDRPIDASHTERWFANTNLGLKGKIDLVHNPTRLLDYKSGSKKSAYSVVKHSALDPPSDKPNFQALLYLAHQRSEHPDEELQFTFFHFLETLDDVVTGDGSLEDCLTTVTYYPVTYEEYITRSTVFTELQEDAANDCNKTFSKSTYEVYRVLLDAYEFPDTRDSDELIESDFGQTLTDRLIANVGDYKYVKNGCKQALRYLLRIRNQNYFADDLDRFEEFVRERMSELNTRRAGDERFPVQGLGGDPNYRYVDNRDCILEGESR, from the coding sequence GTGTCAATTACACGAGCGAAGTCGATCGATTTTCTCTACGAGGAATGCAAGGATTTCGACCTTGTGCTCGTGCCGGATGCGCCAATGGCAAGTGCCCTGAATCGGCGTCTTGATCAACCACATTTTGGACCCTTTGCAATCACACCACGACGCCTGGCTGCCCGACGTCGGGAGCAAGCCGAGGATCGACTTGCATTCCTCGAAATAATCCAGACAACTGATCTCAACTGGAAGGAGACGTCGTATGCGGTTGGGAATATTCTCCAGTGCTGGGAGTACCAGGGAGCAGCTGACGCTGTTCTTAATTATGAGCAGTTTGCGACGACTGCCACACACACCGCCGTTGACTGCATCACTGAGATGGATACAACGTCCAAACGCCTCACTGAGTATCGTATCGAATCAGACACCTCGGTTGCTGTCGTTGGATTCAAGCAGTTCACCGAACTTGAGCGCTCAATCCTTCCACCAGACTACGATATTATCAATCCGTTTACCCGAGAACCGTTCGATCATCCCCCCTTCCGCGTTCTCGATTCACCGACCGCGATCGTCGATGCTGTCCTTGATACGGTTACGACGGAGAACGCTGACGACGTAGCTGTTGTCCTTGACGCTGCCAGCCAGTATTCCTCGCTCATTGAGTCGGCACTCGAAGCAGCGGATATCCCATATTACGGTGGTCCCGGGTTCACCGACAATACCCGCCACCGTGCATTTCTGCAGCTTCTCCGAAGTGCCCATGCTGGGAGAGATACGCAGGTGAATGACGTTCGACCTCTACTCACCCAACTCGGAATGTTCATCGATATCGAGCACGATGAGAAGCGTCTCTACGATCTTGACCGCCAAGAAGTAGACTGGCTTCTTGAGTTCCGCGATGAAGTTCGTTCCAGCACGTTTGAGGAGGCTATCAATGCATATGAGGCAGTCACGGACAGCACTATCGATACCTTCAGAAACGAACTTGAGACACTCGGCATTCTCGATGATGCTATCACCAAACCAGCAATTGACCGTCTCGAGTTCTATTTACAGTCGTATGAAGTTCCTGTCGACCGCGAAAATGACGGCGTCCTATTAGCAGATGCGAAATCGGCTGCTCATGTCGACCGCGCTGTAGTTTTTTACCTTGCCATCGATGAAGGCTGGACGCACTCCTCGCCTCGCCGACCGTGGGTGGACGAAGATCAGGAGTTTGAACGGAACATTCGACAGTTCCAACGACTTCTTCAGAACGGTGTTGACCAGTACTATCTCGTGCAGGATACCTCCGGTGGGACGCCAGTCACTCCATGTCTGTACTTCGAAGAACTGTTTGATAAGGATTTTGACAAATTTAGCGATCTGGACTCACTGCAGCATTCACGATCATTTCGAGAAACACAAAGCGGATTTGAAAAAGAACCACTCGATGTCTCTCCTGAGGAAGTCAGTGCACTCAGTCAGTCAAGCCTGAATACCTATGTCAATTCACCCCGTGATTACTTCTTCAGTCGGATTCTCGACAACCCAGATAAAAAACACTTCAGGGAGGGGAATCTGTTTCATGACTTTGCAGAATTCTATGTCTCCCACCCGGACGTAATCACGACCGACACGCTTGATGAGGTTGCGACCATCATTCTCAATGAGGTTGATCCGTTCCTCCGGGGCGTCGATACGGAGGTATGTCACACTACATACCGCGTTGGTCTCCAGACCATCGTCGAATTCCTCGATGGAAACCCGCCGCAGGGCGACGGATTCGTTACATCAGACAGTGGTCGGGGAGAGAATTTCTTCGCTGAGTACTATGATCGTCCCATCGATGCATCGCACACCGAACGCTGGTTTGCAAACACCAATCTCGGATTGAAGGGAAAGATCGATCTTGTTCACAACCCCACACGACTTCTTGACTACAAGAGTGGATCTAAGAAGTCCGCTTACTCTGTTGTCAAGCACTCGGCGCTTGATCCACCAAGCGACAAACCGAATTTTCAGGCGTTGCTTTATCTCGCTCACCAGCGAAGTGAGCACCCGGATGAAGAACTACAATTCACGTTTTTCCACTTTCTTGAGACGCTCGACGATGTGGTGACAGGGGACGGTTCCCTGGAGGATTGTCTCACTACGGTGACATACTATCCAGTCACTTACGAGGAATACATCACACGATCAACTGTCTTTACCGAACTGCAGGAGGACGCTGCAAACGACTGTAACAAGACTTTCTCCAAATCGACGTATGAGGTCTACCGAGTTCTATTGGATGCGTACGAGTTTCCGGACACCCGAGACAGCGATGAGCTCATCGAATCAGATTTCGGTCAGACACTCACTGACCGACTGATTGCTAATGTTGGGGACTACAAGTACGTCAAAAATGGCTGTAAGCAGGCGCTGAGATACTTACTCCGGATTCGAAACCAGAATTATTTCGCTGACGATCTCGACAGATTCGAGGAGTTCGTAAGAGAACGCATGTCAGAATTGAATACTCGCCGTGCCGGTGACGAGCGCTTTCCGGTTCAGGGACTTGGTGGTGATCCGAACTATCGGTACGTGGACAATCGAGACTGTATTCTGGAGGGTGAGTCTCGATGA
- a CDS encoding UvrD-helicase domain-containing protein → MTDFNPNDRQQKLINSKQGIHVVDAGAGTGKTFTVTRRYAEIVDRDNVEPEDVLLVTFTTNAATEMKDRIVTHCDYGMRELSDAPIQTFHSLCRDILMEHGFKTPTLLGIDDRITGSTRVIEDENVEKAQFREFIRRFNDDHPEHSDFFRAVEEPVELLGLLNQLAAKGVFPTVDGWYRNGERYLDGDFEVFEEVFDELNQPRNNGSKQSTLRSKLGRYGDDKCYVSDAPDKEEIRGGWGEKQVPPEVAEIVFDEQREDLKNFVHDVYHEYLEFALSRNYLNFGFLQLFAFVLLCDNHQLRDEVAFEYVMIDEFQDSSEIQFKLSLLLADTNNICVVGDWKQSIYSFQYAAVENITEFESRLDRFVNELNEDHKRVSWATGSITEIKLVENYRSTQAILDFSEHSLVTPAASNDDVNEAVVQDRITSLSSNASHENSHIEAIQHEDEHQTLLTKIQDIVGNEAYQVEEDGELRLPEYGDIAVLTRTRDFGRELLSVAEEYGLPMTYEGGIELFRSDPAKLLLAWLRILESDSKRGWAVVLEEAGYTLDEIKHVLDTKEYPDSMQTFESDLQSLETVGGVAQCVFSQYDYDGAYADVLLTTIQSVHSETISTRGDLIRFIERGIEDGSVHEVHASAGMNSVTVQTIHAVKGLEHSIVVLANMNARRFPPSSGNNNAIIFDDPIGLRQRKVYDDNGYPHIHDNWRTDILRKCLPRGYDEERRLLYVAMTRAETHLVFTAGETPNSFIEELPVNLEELEPDVHEDRISETEQTHLQISVPTPEGPVDHSPHTLMNDDVFEDVDNANGNGNMNVNVNGKGRGMTFGTQTHEFAERYILEGDVDPSNDDERHIQSFVDSLDGKLRVEEDVYLPLTVDGKQINISGIVDLVHIRHNTVEIIDFKTDLGQHAEDEYQKQLSVYYHVLNEWFPDREVTTQIFYTYERRCVDIEPLSLSTLAKLVSDVQEKE, encoded by the coding sequence ATGACTGACTTCAATCCAAACGATCGGCAACAAAAGCTTATCAACAGCAAGCAGGGCATCCACGTTGTCGACGCCGGCGCCGGAACCGGAAAGACGTTCACGGTCACCCGCCGCTACGCTGAAATTGTCGATAGGGATAATGTAGAACCTGAGGACGTTCTCCTCGTGACGTTCACAACCAACGCCGCAACGGAAATGAAGGATCGAATTGTCACCCACTGCGATTACGGGATGCGTGAACTCTCTGACGCGCCGATTCAGACGTTCCACAGCCTCTGTCGCGATATTCTTATGGAACACGGCTTCAAGACACCGACGCTCCTTGGTATCGATGACCGTATCACTGGATCCACGCGTGTCATTGAAGACGAGAATGTCGAGAAGGCGCAATTCCGTGAGTTCATCCGTCGATTTAATGATGACCACCCGGAGCACAGCGACTTCTTCCGCGCTGTTGAAGAACCAGTCGAACTCCTTGGGTTACTCAATCAACTTGCGGCGAAAGGAGTCTTTCCGACAGTTGATGGTTGGTACCGGAACGGCGAACGATATTTGGACGGCGACTTTGAGGTCTTCGAGGAAGTTTTCGATGAATTGAATCAGCCCCGAAACAACGGGAGCAAACAGTCGACGCTTCGCTCAAAACTTGGGAGATATGGCGATGACAAGTGCTATGTCTCCGATGCACCTGATAAGGAGGAGATTCGCGGCGGATGGGGCGAAAAGCAAGTTCCCCCTGAAGTCGCAGAAATAGTGTTTGACGAACAACGGGAGGATCTCAAAAACTTCGTCCACGACGTGTATCATGAATACCTAGAGTTCGCTCTCAGTCGGAACTACCTCAACTTCGGGTTTCTCCAACTGTTCGCGTTCGTTCTGCTCTGTGATAATCATCAACTCCGCGACGAAGTTGCGTTCGAGTATGTGATGATCGACGAGTTCCAGGACTCCAGCGAGATACAATTCAAGCTTTCACTTCTGCTTGCGGATACGAACAACATCTGTGTCGTTGGAGACTGGAAGCAAAGCATCTATTCGTTCCAGTACGCTGCCGTTGAGAACATCACGGAGTTTGAGTCTCGACTGGATCGATTCGTCAATGAACTTAATGAAGATCACAAGCGAGTGTCGTGGGCGACCGGTTCAATCACCGAAATCAAGCTCGTCGAGAATTACCGATCAACACAGGCAATCCTCGACTTCTCTGAGCACAGTCTCGTAACGCCCGCCGCGAGTAACGACGACGTCAACGAGGCAGTCGTTCAAGACCGTATCACATCACTCTCATCGAACGCCTCGCATGAGAATTCTCACATCGAGGCGATCCAACACGAGGATGAACACCAGACCCTCCTGACCAAGATACAGGATATCGTCGGGAATGAAGCATATCAGGTCGAAGAAGATGGTGAACTTCGCCTTCCAGAATACGGCGATATCGCAGTACTCACCCGAACGCGTGACTTTGGTCGGGAACTCCTCTCTGTCGCTGAGGAGTATGGGTTACCGATGACCTATGAGGGCGGCATCGAGTTATTCCGTTCTGACCCAGCGAAACTCCTCCTGGCGTGGCTACGAATTCTAGAATCAGACTCTAAGCGAGGATGGGCGGTCGTGCTTGAGGAAGCTGGCTACACGCTCGACGAGATAAAACACGTCCTTGATACCAAGGAGTACCCAGATAGCATGCAGACGTTTGAATCGGATCTTCAATCACTGGAGACCGTTGGTGGAGTTGCCCAGTGCGTTTTCTCCCAATACGACTACGATGGAGCATACGCCGATGTGCTGCTGACGACGATTCAGTCTGTCCACAGCGAGACGATATCGACGCGAGGCGACCTTATTCGGTTTATTGAGCGCGGTATAGAGGACGGAAGCGTCCACGAAGTTCACGCGAGCGCTGGCATGAACTCGGTGACAGTACAGACTATCCATGCGGTCAAAGGACTTGAACATTCTATCGTAGTGCTCGCGAATATGAACGCTCGTCGCTTCCCACCGTCAAGTGGTAATAATAATGCAATCATATTCGATGATCCAATCGGGTTGCGCCAGCGGAAAGTCTACGATGACAACGGGTATCCTCATATTCATGATAACTGGCGTACTGATATCCTCAGAAAGTGCCTGCCGCGCGGATATGACGAGGAGCGACGGTTGCTCTACGTCGCGATGACGCGGGCTGAGACCCATCTCGTGTTTACTGCGGGTGAGACCCCGAACAGCTTTATCGAGGAGCTCCCGGTCAATCTTGAAGAACTGGAGCCAGATGTTCACGAAGACAGGATCAGCGAGACGGAACAAACGCACTTACAGATTTCTGTGCCAACGCCGGAGGGACCAGTCGATCACTCGCCGCACACACTCATGAACGATGATGTGTTTGAGGATGTCGACAATGCAAATGGGAATGGGAACATGAATGTGAATGTGAATGGGAAAGGGAGGGGGATGACCTTCGGAACGCAGACTCACGAGTTCGCTGAGCGGTACATACTCGAAGGAGATGTCGACCCATCGAATGACGACGAGCGTCATATCCAGTCGTTCGTAGACTCCCTCGATGGGAAATTACGAGTTGAGGAGGATGTATATCTGCCACTCACTGTTGACGGCAAGCAGATCAATATCTCCGGGATTGTTGATCTCGTTCACATTCGTCACAACACCGTTGAGATCATTGACTTCAAGACCGACCTCGGGCAGCACGCTGAGGATGAGTATCAAAAGCAACTGAGCGTATACTATCACGTCCTCAACGAATGGTTCCCCGATAGAGAGGTAACCACCCAAATTTTCTATACATATGAAAGAAGATGCGTTGATATCGAACCACTCTCACTGTCGACATTAGCCAAATTAGTTTCCGACGTCCAGGAGAAAGAGTGA
- a CDS encoding metallophosphoesterase: protein MSSHPSNVDAVSGTPRIVHISDLHGYLTDARSALTAIGDSDTDQYPPLVRSDDDGRLHWAGNEYILIVNGDVVDRGPASKECMELVWRLQREAPPGRVRYHLGNHELAILLPSFVHWPQAYSTTLDTDEQRAFLTRVAEGDVTVAYEGYEYTYSHAGRNEAFEAADVNAQIQAAASELLTDGLTQAIQKRIASNYATICQLGRNGGRGADAGLCWMDFTHLEPSAPPQIVGHSKRVKPVRKGNVVCGNVIRANNATPGGEGVLIEEPNGNGLTAIRRSPDDGVLVTHDI from the coding sequence ATGAGCTCTCACCCATCAAATGTTGACGCCGTGTCCGGAACACCACGAATCGTCCATATTAGCGATCTCCATGGATATCTGACGGATGCTCGGAGTGCCCTCACTGCAATTGGTGACTCCGATACCGACCAATATCCTCCACTCGTGAGGAGTGATGACGATGGGCGACTCCACTGGGCAGGAAACGAGTATATCCTCATTGTCAATGGCGACGTCGTGGATCGAGGACCGGCAAGTAAGGAGTGTATGGAACTCGTATGGCGACTGCAACGCGAGGCACCACCGGGTCGAGTTCGGTATCACCTCGGTAATCATGAATTAGCAATCTTACTCCCATCGTTCGTGCATTGGCCACAAGCTTACTCAACCACTCTTGATACCGATGAACAGCGGGCGTTCCTCACTCGTGTGGCTGAGGGAGATGTAACGGTGGCGTATGAAGGCTATGAGTACACATACAGCCACGCCGGTCGTAATGAAGCGTTCGAAGCCGCTGATGTCAACGCTCAAATTCAAGCTGCTGCGAGTGAACTCTTGACAGACGGGCTCACTCAAGCAATACAAAAGCGAATTGCGTCGAATTATGCCACAATCTGTCAACTCGGTCGCAACGGCGGTCGCGGAGCCGACGCCGGTCTTTGCTGGATGGACTTCACACATCTTGAGCCATCAGCCCCGCCACAGATCGTCGGTCATTCAAAACGAGTAAAACCGGTTCGAAAGGGCAACGTTGTCTGTGGAAACGTGATCCGTGCAAATAATGCCACTCCTGGCGGCGAAGGTGTCCTGATTGAGGAGCCAAACGGGAATGGGCTGACAGCGATTCGCCGTTCACCTGATGACGGAGTGCTCGTGACACATGATATATGA
- a CDS encoding TM1802 family CRISPR-associated protein, whose product MDTEALEDVADETIRSTIPRRPVASLRDIEVLYGALYTLGRGLTGPYGAYLTPDAAADQIGNETLVVVRVDLRGEKATLVDPPVSLEMFPEDLVLRVAHSKYSAGNGDDYSITHQSGQTNGPEKQGDHALERLTSWSNQEAIEETASKHEDGWIIEKLAELGADDETEKKIREEVESLISEEGQLLHTVAIAFDDNRVNTTAQFQSNETWHYPGEIEVLQEAMAARKTGKFRTNTQGADDASGDGTCFVFDTDETVYGIVGDPMKHYLSKQMEKFPAFDADRSWQTQGLGRDAAVRAQNADTFLNACTTSAPGTSAFYLPYPTGKIDANSAKVLYELLSEQVNSDDEYSPVGSKYRRLKATDKLDAIRFSLVIVNKYQKDRWRVLAATPTASTHIIEDVTQQHLAVLDSRWVTEEKIFPKREKFSLLSIEEAESLSNVVSSVAYLGETCLGDDADDPSSNDFRFRGTAMIASGKQLRVEELLEEYVAKLVNKFDPDDQYPFPMATLTQQYVQLNALRACDLLTADDERLVIQSQHMSDQTSQATADNRQEQFEQFIEDHSALSDETRQGVFALGALIGRISRYQSDDGRSTTAISQYPIGNLTKHNIRRIATEVVESNVIYSEKEGYKQTMYGELMQAVADGLESTDQDELTLSTEDLRFHYAMGIAYGKNDPSTSDYKNE is encoded by the coding sequence ATGGACACGGAAGCTCTTGAGGATGTGGCCGACGAAACTATTAGATCAACGATTCCACGTCGTCCAGTCGCATCGTTGCGCGACATCGAAGTACTCTACGGAGCCCTGTATACGCTCGGTCGAGGATTAACTGGACCGTATGGCGCATATCTGACTCCGGACGCTGCTGCCGATCAGATCGGAAACGAGACACTCGTTGTCGTGCGTGTCGATCTCAGAGGAGAGAAAGCGACACTCGTGGATCCGCCGGTCAGCCTCGAAATGTTCCCCGAGGATCTAGTATTGCGTGTTGCCCATTCAAAATATAGTGCCGGAAATGGGGACGACTATAGCATCACTCACCAGTCAGGACAAACAAATGGTCCTGAAAAACAGGGCGACCACGCCTTGGAACGTTTGACGAGCTGGTCCAATCAGGAGGCAATCGAAGAGACAGCATCAAAGCACGAAGATGGTTGGATTATTGAAAAACTGGCGGAGTTGGGAGCTGATGATGAGACTGAGAAAAAAATCCGAGAAGAAGTTGAATCGCTTATTTCAGAAGAAGGTCAACTTCTACATACAGTCGCCATTGCGTTCGACGACAATAGAGTAAACACTACAGCACAGTTCCAATCTAACGAAACTTGGCACTATCCCGGTGAAATCGAAGTTCTTCAAGAAGCGATGGCGGCTCGCAAGACGGGAAAATTTCGGACGAATACTCAGGGAGCTGATGACGCCTCCGGTGATGGAACATGCTTCGTTTTCGACACCGACGAAACTGTATATGGTATCGTTGGCGATCCGATGAAGCATTACCTCTCTAAACAGATGGAGAAGTTCCCTGCTTTCGATGCTGATCGGTCGTGGCAGACGCAAGGTCTTGGCCGTGATGCAGCAGTTCGGGCCCAGAACGCAGATACGTTTCTTAATGCGTGTACTACCTCAGCACCGGGAACATCAGCATTCTATCTCCCATATCCGACAGGCAAAATCGATGCAAATAGTGCAAAAGTCCTGTATGAATTGCTGAGCGAACAAGTCAACTCTGATGACGAGTATTCTCCTGTCGGGAGCAAGTATCGTCGACTCAAGGCTACCGACAAACTGGATGCTATTCGATTCTCGCTTGTTATCGTTAACAAATATCAAAAAGATCGATGGCGTGTTCTTGCAGCCACTCCGACAGCGTCTACCCACATCATCGAAGATGTTACCCAACAACATCTTGCTGTTCTTGATAGCCGCTGGGTAACCGAAGAAAAAATATTCCCAAAGCGTGAGAAGTTTTCTCTCCTCAGCATTGAGGAGGCAGAATCACTCTCAAATGTTGTTTCTAGCGTCGCGTATCTTGGAGAAACGTGTCTCGGTGATGACGCCGATGACCCGAGCAGTAATGATTTCCGATTCCGAGGGACAGCGATGATTGCTAGTGGAAAACAGCTCCGCGTTGAGGAGTTACTTGAAGAGTACGTCGCAAAGCTGGTCAATAAATTCGATCCAGACGACCAGTATCCCTTCCCGATGGCGACTCTCACACAGCAGTACGTGCAACTTAACGCGCTCAGAGCGTGTGACTTGCTCACCGCAGATGACGAGCGACTCGTAATACAATCACAACACATGAGCGATCAAACATCACAAGCGACAGCCGATAATCGACAAGAACAGTTCGAACAGTTCATCGAAGATCACTCAGCATTGAGCGATGAAACGAGGCAAGGAGTATTTGCACTCGGGGCGCTCATTGGTCGTATTTCCAGATATCAAAGCGACGACGGAAGAAGCACAACTGCGATTAGTCAGTATCCAATTGGAAACCTGACCAAACACAATATACGACGAATAGCAACAGAAGTCGTAGAGAGTAATGTGATCTACTCTGAAAAAGAAGGATATAAACAAACCATGTATGGAGAGTTGATGCAAGCTGTCGCTGATGGACTTGAATCAACTGATCAGGATGAGCTAACACTCTCTACTGAGGATCTTCGTTTTCACTACGCAATGGGTATCGCCTACGGAAAAAACGACCCCAGCACTTCAGATTACAAAAATGAGTGA
- the cas7b gene encoding type I-B CRISPR-associated protein Cas7/Csh2: MSDNTDIVENRSEIVFLYDAVDANPNGNPLSGANRPRIDPVTKEAIVTDVRLKRYLRDQFEADGEGVYITSERGEYAKKREDLLKETFGVTTVEEIEDEEFDGFDRFLENAIDARLFGATFSIKTDAGEIIEALEKHLPDHLTGPVQFSPGKTLHPVEVNEEYNSLTSVIGTDDEKEQGGFDLDDHRIKYGLIGFHGLVDEHGAEDTNLKAGDIEQLDSACWRAIKNQTITRSKVGQEPRLYVRIEYDTDSFHIGGLTHELDHVGDDEDARSYRTVQDVTVDATDFVSRLKSHEDRIQTVQVVSDDALDIALNGEILEDGFVSALEDRFESVHEIDVYEH; encoded by the coding sequence ATGAGTGATAACACCGATATCGTTGAGAACCGTTCAGAAATCGTCTTCCTGTACGATGCCGTTGACGCGAACCCCAACGGCAATCCGCTCAGTGGAGCGAACAGACCGCGAATCGATCCCGTAACCAAAGAAGCAATCGTTACCGACGTTCGCCTGAAACGTTACCTCCGCGACCAGTTTGAGGCAGACGGCGAGGGCGTCTACATTACGAGCGAACGCGGTGAATACGCTAAAAAGCGGGAGGATCTGCTTAAGGAAACGTTCGGTGTGACAACTGTCGAGGAGATCGAAGACGAGGAGTTCGATGGCTTTGACAGATTTCTCGAAAACGCAATCGACGCTCGATTGTTCGGTGCAACGTTCAGCATTAAAACCGATGCTGGGGAAATTATCGAGGCTCTCGAAAAACACCTACCTGATCATCTTACCGGCCCCGTCCAGTTCTCACCCGGTAAGACGCTCCATCCTGTCGAGGTGAATGAGGAGTACAACAGCCTCACAAGTGTTATTGGCACCGACGACGAGAAGGAGCAGGGTGGATTCGATTTGGACGACCACCGTATCAAATACGGTCTGATCGGATTCCACGGACTGGTTGATGAACACGGTGCGGAGGATACGAACCTCAAAGCGGGAGATATCGAACAACTAGACTCGGCCTGCTGGCGTGCTATCAAAAACCAAACCATTACCCGTAGCAAGGTAGGACAGGAGCCACGGCTCTATGTTCGTATCGAGTACGATACTGATAGTTTCCATATCGGTGGTCTCACGCACGAACTCGATCATGTTGGAGACGATGAAGATGCCCGCTCCTACCGGACTGTCCAAGACGTAACAGTCGATGCAACAGACTTCGTCTCCCGTCTCAAATCACATGAGGATCGCATACAGACTGTGCAGGTCGTTTCTGACGATGCGCTAGACATAGCACTTAATGGCGAGATACTCGAAGACGGATTCGTTAGTGCACTTGAGGATCGATTTGAATCAGTCCACGAAATCGATGTGTACGAACACTAG